The following are encoded in a window of Telmatobacter sp. DSM 110680 genomic DNA:
- the galE gene encoding UDP-glucose 4-epimerase GalE produces MRTLVTGGAGYVGGTVASLLAAQGHEPTVFDNLCHARREMVPEGVEFVEGDLADRRAVENIFKSAKADRKPFDNVLHFAALIEAGESMKQPETYFRNNTASTLALLEAVIAEGPRKLVFSSTAAVYGEPESVPIKEDARLKPTNVYGESKLMVETMLNWFHAIHGLRSVSLRYFNVAGAPEGRGGITRGEDHEPESHLIPLILDVALGRRQSIRIYGDDYPTPDGTCIRDYIHVSDLADAHLLAVKALDTDAAAKNRLIFNLGNGQGFSVREVIESARRVTGHAIPAELHPRRAGDPAILVASSDRAIRELGWKPRYTQLDDIVRTAWVWHQKRYNA; encoded by the coding sequence GTGAGAACTTTGGTTACCGGAGGTGCCGGATATGTAGGCGGCACCGTGGCTTCGCTTCTCGCGGCGCAGGGGCATGAGCCCACAGTGTTTGACAACCTTTGCCATGCCCGGCGGGAGATGGTTCCAGAGGGCGTTGAATTCGTCGAGGGCGACCTCGCTGACCGTCGTGCTGTGGAAAATATTTTCAAGTCGGCGAAAGCGGATAGAAAGCCCTTCGACAACGTCCTGCATTTCGCAGCGCTTATCGAAGCCGGCGAGTCAATGAAACAGCCGGAGACCTACTTTCGCAATAACACCGCTTCGACGCTGGCACTGCTGGAGGCGGTGATTGCGGAAGGTCCGCGCAAACTGGTGTTTTCGTCGACGGCGGCGGTATATGGGGAGCCGGAATCCGTACCAATCAAAGAAGATGCGCGCCTAAAGCCGACCAATGTTTACGGCGAGTCGAAGCTGATGGTGGAAACCATGCTGAATTGGTTCCACGCGATTCATGGGTTGCGATCTGTTTCGCTTCGCTACTTCAACGTGGCGGGGGCACCGGAGGGGAGGGGGGGGATCACCCGTGGGGAGGACCACGAGCCGGAATCGCACCTGATTCCGCTAATCCTCGATGTGGCGCTGGGCCGGCGACAGTCAATCCGAATCTACGGGGATGATTACCCCACTCCTGACGGAACCTGTATTCGCGATTACATCCATGTGTCGGATCTAGCGGATGCGCACCTGCTGGCGGTGAAGGCGCTCGATACCGACGCGGCGGCGAAGAATCGTCTGATCTTCAATCTCGGGAACGGACAGGGATTCAGCGTACGCGAAGTGATTGAGTCGGCCCGGAGGGTTACCGGCCATGCGATTCCCGCAGAGTTGCATCCGCGAAGAGCGGGAGACCCGGCGATACTGGTAGCGAGTTCCGACAGAGCGATTCGCGAACTTGGGTGGAAGCCGCGCTACACGCAACTCGACGACATTGTGCGTACGGCTTGGGTCTGGCATCAGAAGCGTTACAACGCCTGA